In the Candidatus Dependentiae bacterium genome, TTATAGACCATTAACAATTGGCACTGCAAAACCAAATTGGGAATCATACCCATACAAAACACATCTTTTCGATTGCGTCGATCAGCCGCGCGATATCAATATCATGGAATATCGCCGGCAGGCGACCGACGCAATGAGCAAGGCGACCGCTCGAAAGCATACTCCTATTATTGTTGGAGGATCACTCTTTTATCTTAAGTCGCTTTTCTTTCCCGCACATGATCTTCCAGAACAAAAAAATAATCACTTTCATTGTGAAGAAGCGGTTTCTCAAGAATATTCTTGGAATCAACTCTACCATATAGATCCAGAACGAGCGCTTGCTATTCATCCAAACGATACCTATCGAATTAATCGTGCTTTAACTATTTGGAAAACCACTGGTGTTAAACCATCGGCGTACAAACCAGTATTTGATCCCGCTCTTCAACCTCTCTTTATTTCGCTTGAACCCCATATCGACGTCATTAATCAGCGAATAGATTTGCGCACTCAAATTATGCTCGACCAAGGCTGGATCAATGAAGCTCGAACTCTTATTGAGACCCCTTGGGAGGGGTTTCTTGAACGCAAGCAGCTGATTGGCTATTGGGAAATTTTTCAATGGATCAGGCGTGGTGAGAAAAAATCCGAATACGCTGAGCTCGTTAAAACCATACAGGCCCAGACCCGTCAGTACGCAAAACGCCAACGAACTTTTTGGCGCGGATTAATTCGCCAACTTCAATCGGAGCAATCTCAAACAAATCAAAATTTTTCTTACCACGTTATTTCACTTACCGAACAACCCTCAGATGCCGATATTATTATGATCAAGAAGCTTTGGTCTTGCTTTTAAGCTCAAAAATCAATATAAGTTGTATTTGATATAAATATTAAAAATTGCAATCAACCTGATTTCAGTTATGAATTAAAATCATTAAAAAACAATGTATATGAAATTATTCTCCTTCTGATGCAAGAATATCATTCGGCATGTCAAAACAAGGGTTTGATAGAAAACATTTTGCTTATTGAAAATTTGTTTGAGTTTTTATTTTAGTCGATCTGATCGGCGTTTTGATGAATATAGAGCATTTTGAGTTCTGACGACCTTGGAAAAATAGATAATCTAGGGTAAACTTCAATCGTGTTAAGCAACCATAAAAAGAAGCTTCAAAAAGGAAGGGATTTTACATGATTTATATGTTTAGAAAAGAAATTCGAAAATGGTATCCAATCTTGTGGATTGTTTTTGTTTCTCTTGCCGTAAGTGGTATTTACGGAGTTTTCTTTAGTAGTCCAGGAAATGAAGTTGCTGTTGGAAAGGTCAATGGCTCGAAGGTTTTTTTCAGTCAATATCGAAGGTCATTATCGGATATTTATTCTCGTATCGAAAATGTTAAGAACTATGCACGTCAATATGGTATTTCAAGCGAAA is a window encoding:
- the miaA gene encoding tRNA (adenosine(37)-N6)-dimethylallyltransferase MiaA, whose translation is MIKKLSRTLVIVGPTASGKTNLSETLAQELSGEIINADVGQFYRPLTIGTAKPNWESYPYKTHLFDCVDQPRDINIMEYRRQATDAMSKATARKHTPIIVGGSLFYLKSLFFPAHDLPEQKNNHFHCEEAVSQEYSWNQLYHIDPERALAIHPNDTYRINRALTIWKTTGVKPSAYKPVFDPALQPLFISLEPHIDVINQRIDLRTQIMLDQGWINEARTLIETPWEGFLERKQLIGYWEIFQWIRRGEKKSEYAELVKTIQAQTRQYAKRQRTFWRGLIRQLQSEQSQTNQNFSYHVISLTEQPSDADIIMIKKLWSCF